The following coding sequences are from one Streptomyces angustmyceticus window:
- the rpsK gene encoding 30S ribosomal protein S11 has protein sequence MPPKGRTAGAKKVRRKEKKNVAHGHAHIKSTFNNTIVSITDPTGNVISWASAGHVGFKGSRKSTPFAAQMAAESAARRAQEHGMRKVDVFVKGPGSGRETAIRSLQATGLEVGSIQDVTPTPHNGCRPPKRRRV, from the coding sequence ATGCCTCCGAAGGGCCGTACGGCCGGCGCCAAGAAGGTGCGCCGCAAGGAGAAGAAGAACGTCGCCCACGGGCACGCTCACATCAAGAGCACGTTCAACAACACGATCGTCTCGATCACGGACCCCACGGGCAACGTGATCTCTTGGGCCTCTGCCGGCCACGTCGGCTTCAAGGGCTCGCGCAAGTCCACCCCCTTCGCCGCGCAGATGGCCGCCGAGTCGGCCGCCCGCCGCGCGCAGGAGCACGGCATGCGCAAGGTCGACGTCTTCGTCAAGGGTCCCGGCTCCGGCCGTGAGACCGCGATCCGCTCCCTCCAGGCCACCGGCCTCGAGGTCGGCTCGATCCAGGACGTCACCCCCACTCCGCACAACGGATGCCGCCCGCCCAAGCGCCGGCGCGTCTGA
- the rpsM gene encoding 30S ribosomal protein S13 — MARLAGVDLPREKRVEVALTYVFGIGRTLSQQTLAATGVNPDTRVRDLAEEDLVKIREYVDNNLKTEGDLRREIQADIRRKVEIGCYQGLRHRRGLPVHGQRTSTNARTRKGPRRAIAGKKKPGKK, encoded by the coding sequence ATGGCACGCCTCGCAGGCGTTGATCTCCCGCGCGAAAAGCGTGTGGAGGTCGCCCTCACCTACGTCTTCGGTATCGGGCGGACGCTGTCTCAGCAGACTCTCGCCGCCACCGGCGTGAACCCGGACACCCGTGTTCGCGACCTGGCCGAGGAAGACCTCGTCAAGATCCGCGAGTACGTGGACAACAACCTCAAGACCGAGGGTGACCTCCGTCGCGAGATCCAGGCCGACATCCGCCGCAAGGTCGAGATCGGCTGCTACCAGGGTCTGCGTCACCGCCGCGGTCTGCCGGTGCACGGTCAGCGCACCAGCACGAACGCGCGTACCCGCAAGGGCCCGCGTCGCGCGATCGCCGGCAAGAAGAAGCCGGGCAAGAAGTAG
- the rpsD gene encoding 30S ribosomal protein S4: MARYTGADCKRCRREKQKLFLKGSKCESAKCPIEIRPYPPGEHGRGRTKDSEYLLQLREKQKCSRIYGVLEKQFVNYYKEANQKTGKTGENLLRILETRLDNVVYRAGFAKSRDHARQLVRHGHITVNGRKTDIPSARVATNDIIEVREGSRNLTPFEVAKAEAGERTVPAWLEAIPSNLRILVHSMPERQVIDTQVQEQLIVELYSK, translated from the coding sequence ATGGCGCGATACACCGGGGCCGACTGCAAGCGTTGCCGTCGGGAGAAGCAGAAGCTCTTCCTCAAGGGGAGCAAGTGCGAGAGCGCGAAGTGCCCGATCGAGATCCGTCCTTACCCCCCGGGTGAGCACGGTCGCGGGCGCACCAAGGACAGCGAGTACCTGCTCCAGCTTCGTGAGAAGCAGAAGTGCAGCCGTATCTACGGTGTCCTGGAGAAGCAGTTCGTGAACTACTACAAGGAAGCGAACCAGAAGACCGGCAAGACCGGTGAGAACCTTCTGCGCATCCTTGAGACCCGCCTCGACAACGTGGTCTACCGGGCCGGCTTCGCCAAGTCCCGCGACCACGCCCGTCAGCTGGTCCGTCACGGTCACATCACCGTGAACGGCCGCAAGACCGACATCCCGTCGGCGCGGGTGGCCACGAACGACATCATCGAGGTCCGTGAGGGCTCTCGGAACCTGACCCCCTTCGAGGTGGCCAAGGCCGAGGCCGGCGAGAGGACCGTTCCGGCCTGGCTGGAAGCGATTCCCTCGAACCTGCGGATCCTCGTGCACAGCATGCCCGAGCGCCAGGTGATCGACACCCAGGTGCAGGAACAGCTGATCGTCGAGCTCTACTCCAAGTAA
- the secY gene encoding preprotein translocase subunit SecY — protein sequence MLTAFARAFKTPDLRKKLLFTLGIIVLYRIGAHVPVPGVNYANVETCMKQAGGSSGLFALVNMFSGGALLQITIFALGIMPYITASIILQLLTVVIPRLEALKKEGQSGQAKITQYTRYLTVALAILQGTGLVATARSGALFQSCPVASEIVPSDSIFTTITMVITMTAGTGLIMWLGELVTDRGIGNGMSILMFISIAAGFPGALWQIKLTGKLADGWIEFFAVIAVGLAMVALVVFVEQAQRRIPVQYAKRMIGRRSYGGTSTYIPLKVNQAGVIPVIFASSLLYIPALVAQFSGSKAAWATWIATNFTKGNHPVYIVTYFLLIVFFAFFYVAISFNPEEVADNMKKYGGFIPGIRAGRPTAEYLSYVLNRITWPGSLYLGLIALVPTVALVLFNANQNFPFGGTSILIIVGVGLETVKQIESQLQQRNYEGFLR from the coding sequence GTGCTCACCGCGTTCGCCCGAGCGTTCAAGACGCCCGACCTGCGCAAGAAGCTGCTGTTCACGTTGGGCATCATCGTGCTCTACCGGATCGGCGCACACGTCCCGGTCCCCGGGGTGAACTACGCGAACGTCGAGACCTGCATGAAGCAGGCCGGCGGAAGCAGTGGGTTGTTCGCCCTGGTGAACATGTTCAGCGGTGGTGCGCTGCTGCAGATCACGATCTTCGCGCTGGGGATCATGCCGTACATCACGGCGAGCATCATCCTCCAGCTGCTGACCGTGGTGATCCCACGGCTGGAGGCCCTCAAGAAAGAGGGACAGTCCGGCCAGGCGAAGATCACCCAGTACACCCGCTACCTGACCGTGGCGCTCGCCATCCTGCAGGGCACCGGCCTGGTGGCCACCGCCCGCAGCGGTGCGCTCTTCCAGAGCTGCCCGGTCGCCAGCGAGATCGTGCCCAGCGACTCGATCTTCACCACGATCACCATGGTCATCACGATGACCGCCGGCACCGGCCTGATCATGTGGCTCGGTGAGCTGGTCACCGACCGCGGCATCGGCAACGGCATGTCGATCCTGATGTTCATCTCGATCGCCGCCGGCTTCCCGGGCGCGCTGTGGCAGATCAAGCTCACCGGCAAGCTGGCCGACGGCTGGATCGAGTTCTTCGCGGTGATCGCGGTGGGTCTGGCGATGGTCGCCCTGGTGGTCTTCGTCGAGCAGGCGCAGCGGCGCATTCCGGTGCAGTACGCGAAGCGGATGATCGGCCGCCGGTCCTATGGCGGAACGTCCACCTACATCCCGCTCAAGGTGAACCAGGCGGGTGTGATTCCCGTCATCTTCGCGTCATCGCTGCTCTACATTCCGGCCCTCGTCGCACAGTTCAGCGGGTCGAAGGCGGCATGGGCGACGTGGATCGCCACCAACTTCACCAAGGGAAATCACCCCGTTTACATCGTTACGTACTTCCTGCTGATCGTCTTCTTCGCCTTCTTCTACGTCGCCATCAGCTTCAACCCCGAAGAAGTTGCCGACAACATGAAGAAGTATGGTGGCTTCATCCCGGGTATCCGGGCTGGTCGCCCGACGGCCGAGTACCTCAGCTACGTGCTCAACCGGATCACGTGGCCGGGCTCGCTGTACCTGGGGCTGATCGCGCTCGTACCAACAGTGGCGTTGGTGCTTTTCAACGCGAACCAGAACTTCCCGTTCGGCGGGACGAGCATCCTGATCATCGTGGGTGTGGGTCTGGAGACCGTGAAGCAGATCGAGAGCCAGCTTCAGCAGCGCAACTACGAAGGGTTCCTCCGCTGA
- the rpmJ gene encoding 50S ribosomal protein L36: MKVKPSVKKICDKCKVIRRHGRVMVICDNLRHKQRQG, from the coding sequence ATGAAGGTCAAGCCGAGCGTCAAGAAGATCTGCGACAAGTGCAAGGTGATCCGCCGCCACGGCCGGGTCATGGTCATCTGCGACAACCTGCGCCACAAGCAGCGCCAGGGCTGA
- the map gene encoding type I methionyl aminopeptidase yields MVEIKTPEQIAKMREAGLVVAAIHAATREAAVPGATTKDLDDAARKVLAEHGAKSNFLGYGGFPATICTSVNDVVVHGIPDTETVLRDGDIISIDCGAIIDGWHGDAAYTAFVGSGHSAELVELSRVTEESMWAGVAAVAKGNRLVDISRAIEGYIRRQPRPASGKYGIVEDYGGHGIGSQMHMDPHLLNYVDRKRGRGPKLVPGFCIAIEPMVNLGTAKTHVLDDDWTVKSNDGSWSSHWEHSVALTEDGPLVLTAPDGGKAKLAELGITAAPDPLA; encoded by the coding sequence ATGGTGGAGATCAAGACCCCCGAGCAGATCGCGAAGATGCGCGAGGCGGGGCTGGTGGTCGCCGCCATCCACGCGGCGACCCGGGAGGCCGCGGTGCCCGGCGCCACGACCAAGGACCTGGACGACGCGGCACGCAAGGTACTGGCCGAGCACGGAGCGAAGTCGAACTTCCTCGGCTACGGCGGCTTCCCCGCGACGATCTGCACCTCGGTCAACGACGTCGTGGTCCACGGCATCCCCGACACCGAGACGGTGCTGCGCGACGGCGACATCATCTCCATCGACTGCGGCGCGATCATCGACGGCTGGCACGGCGACGCGGCGTACACCGCCTTCGTCGGCTCCGGTCACTCCGCGGAGCTGGTCGAGCTGAGCCGGGTCACCGAGGAGTCGATGTGGGCGGGCGTCGCGGCGGTCGCCAAGGGCAACCGGCTGGTGGACATCTCCAGGGCGATCGAGGGCTACATCCGCCGCCAGCCCCGTCCGGCGAGCGGGAAGTACGGCATCGTCGAGGACTACGGCGGCCACGGCATCGGCTCGCAGATGCACATGGACCCGCACCTGCTGAACTACGTCGACCGCAAGCGCGGCCGCGGCCCCAAGCTGGTGCCCGGCTTCTGCATCGCCATCGAGCCGATGGTCAATCTCGGCACGGCCAAGACCCACGTCCTCGACGACGACTGGACGGTCAAGTCGAACGACGGCAGCTGGTCCTCGCACTGGGAGCACTCGGTCGCGCTGACCGAGGACGGCCCGCTGGTGCTGACCGCGCCGGACGGCGGCAAGGCCAAGCTCGCGGAGCTGGGCATCACCGCGGCGCCCGACCCCCTGGCCTGA
- the infA gene encoding translation initiation factor IF-1, with protein sequence MAKKQGAIEIEGTVIESLPNAMFKVELQNGHKVLAHISGKMRMHYIRILPDDRVVVELSPYDLTRGRIVYRYK encoded by the coding sequence GTGGCCAAGAAGCAAGGTGCCATCGAAATCGAGGGCACCGTGATCGAGTCCCTCCCGAACGCCATGTTCAAGGTGGAGCTCCAGAACGGTCACAAGGTCCTCGCGCACATCAGCGGAAAGATGCGGATGCACTACATCCGTATCCTCCCGGATGACCGGGTCGTCGTGGAGCTCTCTCCCTACGACCTGACGCGTGGCCGGATCGTCTACCGCTACAAGTAG
- the rplQ gene encoding 50S ribosomal protein L17, which translates to MPKPAKGARLGGSAAHERLMLRNLATSLFEHGRITTTEAKARRLRPYAERLVTKAKKGDLHNRRQVMQLISDKSVVHTLFTEIAPRFENRPGGYTRITKIGNRRGDNAPMAVIELVEALTVAQQATGEAEAATKRAAKDAEAATAAEAAEESKDA; encoded by the coding sequence ATGCCGAAGCCCGCCAAGGGTGCCCGTCTGGGCGGCAGCGCTGCGCACGAGCGCCTCATGCTGCGCAACCTGGCCACCTCGCTCTTCGAGCACGGCCGCATCACGACGACCGAGGCCAAGGCCCGTCGTCTGCGTCCGTACGCGGAGCGTCTGGTGACCAAGGCGAAGAAGGGCGACCTTCACAACCGCCGTCAGGTCATGCAGCTGATCTCGGACAAGAGCGTCGTGCACACGCTCTTCACGGAGATCGCCCCGCGGTTCGAGAACCGTCCGGGTGGCTACACCCGTATCACCAAGATCGGTAACCGCCGTGGCGACAACGCGCCCATGGCCGTCATCGAGCTGGTGGAGGCGCTGACCGTGGCCCAGCAGGCCACCGGTGAGGCCGAGGCCGCGACCAAGCGTGCGGCCAAGGACGCGGAGGCGGCCACGGCTGCCGAGGCGGCCGAGGA
- a CDS encoding adenylate kinase: MRIVLVGPPGAGKGTQAAYLAKNLEIPHISTGDLFRANISQGTPLGREAKSYMDAGNLVPDSVTIAMAEDRMEQPDAAGGFLLDGFPRNLGQAKALDEYLKDKNLTLDAVLDLEVPEDEVVKRIAGRRICRNDSSHVFHAEYNKPQAEGVCDTCGGELYQRDDDREETVRKRLEVYHTETEPIIDYYKDQELVVTIPAMGKVDEVTRRSMAALPSRDA; the protein is encoded by the coding sequence ATGCGAATCGTCCTCGTCGGACCCCCGGGGGCCGGCAAGGGTACGCAGGCTGCGTACCTTGCCAAGAACCTCGAGATCCCGCACATCTCCACGGGGGACCTGTTCCGCGCCAACATCAGCCAGGGCACGCCCCTCGGCCGCGAGGCGAAGTCGTACATGGACGCCGGCAACCTGGTGCCCGACTCGGTCACCATCGCGATGGCCGAGGACCGTATGGAGCAGCCCGACGCGGCCGGCGGTTTCCTCCTGGACGGCTTCCCCCGCAACCTTGGCCAGGCCAAGGCGCTGGACGAGTACCTCAAGGACAAGAACCTCACGCTCGACGCCGTCCTGGACCTGGAGGTCCCGGAGGACGAGGTGGTCAAGCGGATCGCCGGCCGGCGCATCTGCCGCAACGACAGCAGCCACGTCTTCCACGCCGAGTACAACAAGCCCCAGGCCGAGGGCGTCTGCGACACCTGCGGCGGCGAGCTGTACCAGCGCGACGACGACCGCGAGGAGACCGTCCGCAAGCGGCTGGAGGTCTACCACACGGAGACCGAGCCGATCATCGACTACTACAAGGACCAGGAGCTGGTCGTCACCATCCCCGCCATGGGGAAGGTCGACGAGGTCACCCGGCGCTCCATGGCGGCCCTGCCGTCCCGGGACGCGTAG
- the rplO gene encoding 50S ribosomal protein L15, with product MAENNPLKVHNLRPAPGAKTAKTRVGRGEASKGKTAGRGTKGTKARYQVPERFEGGQMPLHMRLPKLKGFKNPAHKQFQVVNLDKLAALYPQGGEVTVTDLVAKGAVRKNELVKVLGQGEISVALQVTVDSVSGSAKEKIAAAGGTVTELI from the coding sequence ATGGCGGAGAACAACCCGCTGAAGGTCCACAACCTCCGGCCCGCCCCGGGTGCCAAGACCGCCAAGACCCGTGTCGGTCGTGGTGAGGCGTCCAAGGGTAAGACCGCTGGTCGTGGTACCAAGGGCACGAAGGCCCGTTACCAGGTTCCGGAGCGCTTCGAGGGTGGGCAGATGCCCCTCCACATGCGCCTCCCGAAGCTGAAGGGCTTCAAGAACCCCGCCCACAAGCAGTTCCAGGTCGTGAACCTGGACAAGCTGGCCGCGCTCTACCCGCAGGGTGGCGAGGTCACGGTGACCGACCTGGTCGCCAAGGGCGCGGTGCGCAAGAACGAGCTCGTCAAGGTCCTGGGCCAGGGCGAGATCTCCGTGGCGCTGCAGGTGACGGTCGACTCCGTCTCCGGCTCCGCCAAGGAGAAGATCGCCGCCGCCGGCGGCACCGTCACCGAGCTCATCTGA
- a CDS encoding DNA-directed RNA polymerase subunit alpha — MLIAQRPSLTEEVVDEYRSRFVIEPLEPGFGYTLGNSLRRTLLSSIPGAAVTSIRIDGVLHEFTTVPGVKEDVTDLILNIKQLVVSSEHDEPVVMYLRKQGPGLVTAADIAPPAGVEVHNPDLVLATLNGKGKLEMELTVERGRGYVSAVQNKQVGQEIGRIPVDSIYSPVLKVTYKVEATRVEQRTDFDKLIVDVETKQAMRPRDAMASAGKTLVELFGLARELNIDAEGIDMGPSPTDAALAADLALPIEELELTVRSYNCLKREGIHSVGELVARSEADLLDIRNFGAKSIDEVKAKLAGMGLALKDSPPGFDPTAAADAFGADDDADAGFVETEQY, encoded by the coding sequence ATGCTGATTGCTCAGCGTCCCTCGTTGACCGAAGAGGTCGTCGACGAATACCGCTCCCGGTTCGTGATCGAGCCGCTGGAGCCGGGCTTCGGCTACACCCTCGGCAACTCCCTGCGTCGGACCCTCCTGTCCTCGATCCCGGGTGCGGCGGTCACGTCCATCCGCATCGACGGTGTCCTGCACGAGTTCACCACCGTGCCGGGCGTCAAGGAGGACGTCACCGACCTCATCCTCAACATCAAGCAGCTGGTCGTCTCCTCGGAGCACGACGAGCCGGTCGTGATGTACCTGCGCAAGCAGGGCCCCGGCCTGGTCACCGCCGCGGACATCGCCCCGCCGGCCGGTGTCGAGGTGCACAACCCGGACCTGGTCCTCGCCACGCTCAACGGCAAGGGCAAGCTGGAGATGGAGCTGACCGTCGAGCGCGGCCGCGGCTACGTCTCCGCCGTCCAGAACAAGCAGGTGGGCCAGGAGATCGGCCGTATCCCGGTCGACTCCATCTACAGCCCCGTGCTCAAGGTCACCTACAAGGTCGAGGCGACCCGTGTCGAGCAGCGCACCGACTTCGACAAGCTGATCGTCGACGTCGAGACCAAGCAGGCCATGCGTCCGCGTGACGCCATGGCGTCGGCCGGCAAGACCCTGGTCGAGCTGTTCGGTCTGGCGCGCGAGCTCAACATCGACGCCGAGGGCATCGACATGGGCCCGTCCCCCACGGACGCCGCCCTGGCCGCCGACCTGGCGCTGCCGATCGAGGAGCTGGAGCTCACGGTCCGCTCCTACAACTGCCTCAAGCGTGAGGGCATCCACTCCGTGGGTGAGCTCGTGGCGCGCTCCGAGGCCGACCTGCTCGACATCCGCAACTTCGGTGCGAAGTCGATCGACGAGGTCAAGGCGAAGCTGGCCGGCATGGGCCTGGCCCTCAAGGACAGCCCGCCCGGATTCGACCCGACCGCCGCGGCGGACGCCTTCGGCGCCGATGACGACGCGGACGCGGGCTTCGTGGAGACCGAGCAGTACTAA